The stretch of DNA CTTATTTAATTACACTGTACCTAATAAAAATGTgtacctaataaaaaaaactagccAATGAATTAGGACGCGCATACTCCCGAGTGCATCTGAAAATGGATGTATTTGTTATTTATGAATCAGATGGAAAGAGTAGTAAGTGACAAAACTTGAAAATCGGGTTTAGAAACCGTCATATAGAAACGCCTCTGTTCATGAGTAGCAAGAAAGAATGTTTTCGAATCGTGTCTTgttgttgagttttttttacgtgggattacatctttcgggaacatattggggtacaaattgaaagtcgaaaatcgagtacatcgtgaaaattgtccaatctcaaatgcttattgctcagtcatttcatgatggattgatatttttttcatattgaagaaaataatatatgtcatgaaacatactatggaacatttgaaaaatctcaacccctatcctaacggaaatacccacttctgattggtcgaaattgacgacacatgcagcgggtccctaacagagacatcaaaaccaagcggcCTGGTggaattcggcattgcaaatacataaaagtagggggagcttttgttcccaccgagatgtgttccctaacaaagacatcaaaaccaagctgcctgggggaaatcgacattgcaaatacatgaaagaaggaggaacttttgttcctaccgaaatgtgttccctaacagagacatcaaaatcaagttgcctgggggaaatcgacattgcaaatacatgatagtagggggaacttttgttcctaccgaaatttgtttcctaacagagatatctTAACCAagctggggaaatcggcattgcaaatatatgcaagttgggggtatttttgtattGTACGTGAGGAAGtagatttggaactttaatgttttaatgttcgtaaaatttcatatcaatgaccgatcgtgtattgtgaaaaatttagcgcaagtgtaaaattgtatatggtaacagttgtgttaaaatggacttgaaatatgaaacgatttatttcaattttcataaataaaaaccaaagtgtgttttcgctcgagaacgggtcgtttggtttaagctgtctgttttgttgtgttcactTTCACCCTAGGAAAGTTTAcacggtgagaaaaattggaaaagtgaagaaatattagaaaaagtgatttcccatatgctctacatatagtattaggtgttgttagtccaattaaaattcgcattggattgaataaacactcagaaagtaaaaattataaaagaaaattaccttttccattttaaatatgtttcctCTATATTTAAGTAacttgtttttactgatgagaagaattgataattgtattcggtattggtaattatcttatattacataggtgagttttttttctttatttcatctatacatatcacagaaggcatctcgtctaggatcacagagggtggttttcatcatatctcgttccacttcagtatcttttatctgatacgcaccatccaacgactgtttacgatctttctgtcatcatcactcggtggacactggtggagtgaacaaacaatacccaacaaccaaacaaaacggccctttccagggccaccaaatcattatcaaagagttcaacgaTGTAGTTCgttaaacatatccaaaatcagcagatagcctaacggaatactacgtcaactatgcggtcgtgtctcggacacaatcctCCTGTGACGTTTTTTGTTTACGACCAATAAGTGTTACACTGAAGCTCCATAGTGTTTTATTAACGATACAAACGGGGTGTTACCTAACATTGTTTTCATGCAAAAGTTCCATGCATTAACACTAAATTCAGTATTAGCTCTTGACCCCATAACAACCAACCAGAGTATCAAATATTCATCCCACACATTTTTACAGGTTAGCGTTTTCATTAACTATATATCAATTAGAAACAGACAAATAAAATAACGATTTACCTAATAACATTAAGCCTGAAAAATAGCCGCGAAGCCGTCGGACACAACGGATACGATTTGAAGCAAATTCCGCGTTCTTTTTCTCTCGATTCCGAAAACGTAACCATGCTTCAAATCGACGCAAATTGTGCCCAGGCGTCAGCTTGTAGCCACGATTTGGATGAACATCGGCCGGAATTGGCGAGTACCATGTTAGTGATAATAACAGTGAACTTACCGGGTAACGCAATCGATTCCGATAGTTTCCTCCTTGAACGAACCGTCGTCATTTTCGAAGCCCCACGTGATGGAACCGTCGTCATGTTCCTCCCGCCACTTGCGCAGAATTTGGGCCACTGGTTTGCGACGGCGGTCATCCTCTTGCTGCCTGTGATGTGGCCGATCATCCTCGAAGTGCTGCTGCTGACGGACGGGTGCCGGTCGTGGGGCGGCCTGTGGCGCTGGACGGTACTGCTTTGGCTGTGGAGCTGGCGCTGGCGGACGCTCCGGAGCTAGGGCGAAACGTTGGGCGTTGGAGGAGACTTCCTTGTCGGTCGCGAAGAAGCGCTCCGGTATCTGGGCCCGTGGGATGGGGGCAGGCCGATTCTCCTGTGAGTTGAAGCGGGAAAGTATGTTTTGTTGAATGTCACGGTCACTTGGTTCTTCGGGAATGGAGTGCTGTTGGGGAACGGGCGAGGTGTGGATGATGGGAAGGAAGGGTTGGGAGAGTTCCGGTTCTTCGTGGGTTTCGATCACGGGTTTCGCTTCCGGCTCGAAGAACTTAGGGGTGGAGATTTGGATCTCATTTGGAATCACATGTCGGTTTGGACCCGGCCGGCGTGCTCGCTGGATTTGGGGTTGATGGGGGAGCACTCGTTCCTGGCGGATCGGCACTTCACGTACTACTGGTAGGGGAATGGCGCCGGGTATGTTGATCCGGGGCGGCGCCGGCCCATACTGGGCGACTGCAAGCGATAATAGCCCCACGAGAGGgatctaaaaaaaaacaatgaataatAAAAAACTTTTGTCAGAAAATGCACAATTGAACTGTCTGTGTTTAATGAAAGCATAGTTTGTTTTAAATACATTTCATCCGATGATTCATATTATTCCATTATAATCGTTTTAATAAATTTACTCATCACTGatagatttatttcaattaacaACGTCCCCTTTCAAAGGGGGGATTAAtgcaaacggaatgaaacgtggGTTTCGGTCACGTCGTAGCGGTGACATGAAGCTCATCATAATTTGATTCATATTTCATCGCAGAAATTAATTACAAAGTTCTCATAATAATACGGCTTACATGTCAATGGCTCAACCAGATGGTGAGCATAAGTTGATGGTTTCAATAAAAGATTGCATTAATTGAATTTGAGCGTGCGTCCCAACCGTTAGATAATTAAACAGCGAGACTCCGTCGATGAGTTTGAAATGACCATAACGGAAACAACAACGCTCGGCAACCGCCACAAATTGATTGCAATAATTATTGACGACAGCAGCGAACTATCGAAGCTGTTTTACAACTCACTTTCACGGCTCACTTTCGATTTCCATCCGCGTCTTTCCTTTTCTATtgtttctacaaaaaaaaacgcaaagacCGAACCAAAGCCGCAAGCAAAATAAATTGTAATTCAATGCACTTTGACAACTTGGCGAGCTGGAGAAATGCAAATTGGCCAATTGATTGCAAtaggaaaaaatatacataaataGAAAGTGCCGATTTCAATCGGAGCCTGGTGTTTTATTTTCACGCTTTGTAGTAGTTCTGGTTTTTATATGGCGTTTGCTGCATTGCCTTGTAATAAAATGGTATCGATAAGAAATTATACTTACATTTGCGATGCGAAGCAGGTAACCGCTTATGGTTTTTGAGttgaatgagaaaaaaaagattatgGCATGCGCCGCAAAGTGTGCATTTCAAGAAATTAGTTTCGAATTGCTAGGATGGTTCGATTGATCGACTCGTCGTGCTCGATTAACAATATTctccaattttcattcaatgcaAATTTTCGCAGCTATGCGATTGGAGATTGATTGATTTATAACACTCGTAAACTCAGTTATCCATAATGGAAGAaaccaaatttttcaattcgaCAAATCCGTAAATTTATCTAATCCCAAAAGACTTTCTTTCAATTTCTGACTTATCGGataataaaattatgttttttcgtAACTTTGATGTTTTGTACAGGGAAAATTGGTATAATATGCATTATTTAATGCTTACGTGTTTAATTCATTTCAACaagattaattctcgattaattCATTTTAGTTTATCGTGTTGAAGTGTAATCGAAATATATTTCACACGtatactgaaacatcgattATTATGTTTCGTTCATTCCTGCTTTCAGTTATGAAAGCAGAAGCGTTTGGTAGataattgaaacatttgaaaGTGGATCGGAGCATCTTCCTAAAAAGCGAAATTAAAAGGAGCATGCTATCGGAAGTTTATTAAACGCAGTGATCACGGGGAGTCATATTCGTGCGATGATGACCGTCAAAGGAAATGCAGACACCAACTGGATAAGGGAAATCAGGGTCAAACCGACATCCCGTAACAGTTTTCAGTTAGAagctttttttgaagaaaattcctgatgtcccctgtacacacttgtcattgcttacgtttcgagtcaccGCACAGCTGCGGAAGTAGCTTcgctgtcaaaacaaacaacaaaacagaaccggTCAGCAAACAGGAGTTAGTCTGTCTAAAATTTCGATAGtggaatttaaatgttttagtcggaaaattttgtaaaattcGATACTTTTGTGAGTTTAATTTATCTTAACTCATTGTTCAATGTATTTTGTGGGATGGGGTGTGGTTTTGTTGCTTATCGATGCTCGAACACTTTGTTTTGAAACTTCGAGTCCTTTCGGGGTAACACCGACAATTTCAGTCAGGGTGAAACCGACATCTGGTTTGTGTTTCACTGCCAGAAAAAATGCAGAGATTATGATAAAATGACCAAAAGCCATGTTGAACAGGGCTTGGCCGCAGAAAAGCTTGGCAGAGCTCATGGTATTCCTTCGTTCAATGTTCTTCGACACTTCTCCCGTGAATGCTCACCTAAGCTGGGATTAAAACACTCGTGTTTACTCCGGATAAGGAGCATTAATTTGTCCATCATCGGCTTGATCTTGAGAACCGTCTGGCTTTTGAATTGACCAGAAAAAAACAACGTGAAACTTTCAATACGAAACATAAGTGCTGGCTGAAATTGCTAGACCGGAATTCGAGCCATTCATTTCGCAAATCTTAGACTGCATCAGCAGCGAGAGTTGTGTGGTTCAATAAGCCATCAGTGAACAGCTTTTTCTTGTAATTCAAATACATGAATTTGTTTGCTTTTTATCATGCAAAATCTAAGCAATCCAATTACATACAATTTGCAACATTCCCCCCCTCTCTCCTCTTAAAGTGTCCACACAGTACATAGATAGCCACCACAtactacccttagaaaaatcttcggtcgaaaactactaaatacatttggtaatgcaaaattagtagaatgtacaaattttttgtacatattgtcaacaaacccgcatccctaccagagattagtatattttactcgataacattagtaagcttggatattgtcatatctgaaaattggtgagaaaagcgcgtattaaccattttcattgttcccataaggcaatacggaggtataataaggatataattctgatacgtgcattttcggcgagaaaatgtagccgatattgggcttccgaatcatggttctgcttgacatatgtgtttattagtacggtcgaaaatgactatagattggtagtatttaccaaaaaattcgttatatttactaattatttctctcagtgtagtagTGTAACAAGTCTCATTCGTTTTTTTAAAGGTCACCCGACAGGGTGTCGATCTCACCTGCAAtcccattttttatgtttgtatcCTATAAAAATTCGAGTTCTATTCGAAAAATGATCAACATATACTGTAGAATGATTCATGGATAGTTGAGgagaggttctgtaacgatttgaagtcgAAAAAACATGGgaacctcattggttacgacgATATCGCCACTGTGCAAAGCTTAGATCATATTGTTGACCGcaaataatttttgaataatttcaactttGATAAACCTCTTTCACAAGGTGCCGTTAGTAACAGCTTCAGACACTCTGTATGATTTGAAAGCGTTCCTTAGAATTCCCATTTCACGATAGACCCTAACACATCCAATGCAGTCTAATGATTGGCATAATTTTTCACGATTTTGACCGCCTTTGTAATTCCCAATGAAAACGATCAATGTTCCTTCAACAGCAATACAAATTACCAATGCATTGAGTCTGGTCACAACGTTTCTCAGAGCCAACCCTTTGTTGTGCAAATATTTTTGAGCTAGAACTAATTCACGTAGTACTCTCTCAGTGTAGTAGTGTAACAAGTCTCATTCGTTTTTTTAAAGGTCACCCGACAGGGTGTCGATCTCACCTGCAAtcccattttttatgtttgtatcCTATAAAAATTCGAGTTCTATTCGAAAAATGATCAACATATACTGTAGAATGATTCATGGATAGTTGAGgagaggttctgtaacgatttgaagtcgAAAAAACATGGGAAGTCttggaaatatgtggaaatccttgtggtgtcggttttaccctgattccCCCTACTAATATTTTCACCAGACATTCCCGAACTTTGCTCATTCAGAAGATGACTGCGAATCTGTTTCGGGAACATGTCTAAGACAAAGTCAAGGGGTATCTGCAGTGGCTGACATGCGTGACCAAGTTCGTCGAATACCATAAACCTTGTTTATTTTGTCTTGTTTCAAATGGTAACGCTTACCACTACCAACAACCGCGAGCAGCAGCCTTGTAGAACTTGAGCCCTACGATTTGGTTTAAAACGGTTTTCCCATAAGTTTCGTAGTCGATCAAgaccagtgttgaaaaaaatcatcttcgtttAGCTCAAAAGCTTATATTTTctggctaggttgcatcgaaaacctatatactccaaacgaaaatcaaaatgacagatccaagcaaccagtgaatatgagcaaatgaacttttgctcatcaatatgttttgatgtttattttttcacccaatgacattttcatcttgattattcagaatgccagaacagaatttcattttagccaaatgaatatcagctgttgtttacttttaaccagaGGTAGCTGTGTGCGGCTGGTTTTTATGTAAGTCGGATTGTACTGATGCTTAAGTCCTTCCCAATCAACGCAGGCAACAAGAAGATTGTGATATGTTGTAATACATTTGACCATCGAGTCTAGGAGCAATTGTTATTCAATTGCAATACGGTGTTTAGGGATCGTTCGCgatgccgttgttaccgtctcgccaaacaatATCCTGCGCGATTGCAAAGATCGTTTCATCGAgctctggcgtttttgttctctaaatgatccagcctgactaattttattttatttttgaattttcaatgccagaacgaatatcatttcgaatgtgagaaatatcaatttgttgcttttgatattcaaagtataaataacagcgaagttatgaaccccactcaatgccgcatccattcattatagcaaatttgtttatgcatcagcgatatgaacaaaatgaactcgtttgttattgtcatcaatataatgagggcagtgtgtttcgagctgaaaaaaaagtcatttacactgaaataaaatcatattcgttactcgtgaatatttgttgatattctaagacactgatcAAGACACATCCATCGAAGCTCGCTAGCACCTACCTgtgtataacagttcggctgaaaagttcataaggttgacgtctagatggcgcttcttccaaaaatctacttgactatcacaaagcaacATCTTTCGATGGATACGTGTCGAAActcgttcgtgagttacagcattgagagtgaagcaacttgaAACTTGAGAGTGaagtgaaaaaatggaaaaatacgaatttcgtgtattgataaagcattgcttttcgatggaaaaaatacagtgcaaaccaAAGCATGGCATGACAAATGTCCAAATCTGGCCTCCAGTGACCATTTTCTGtttgcagacctgaagagaatgctcactggcaagaaatttgagaccgatgatgaagtgattaccgaaactgggcctattttgaggaaaaccgaaagagtactataaaaatggtatcgaaaagttgcaagatcgttaTAATCACTATACCggcctcgaaggcaattatgttgaataataaaattgaattttgcaaaaaaaaaaatagttctactgTGTTACctcataaacttttcagccgaactgttaactTACGAGCTCGGATTCTGACCACTGTTTGTTGTTTGACGTTTTGGTTTGGTTGCCTACTTGCACCAAATATAGAGCATTGTCTTTCGTTCAAGGCGATTTGGCCGTACTACCGATGTTGTTGGTTCTCCTGAACAAGATTTTTGATGCTTAGGATTCTCGAAACAAATCCACCTTTCTTCGCCAGTCACAATTCGCTGGAGAAATGACTTCGTTTTGTACCTGGCAAGCAGCATTTCACATGTGGTTTTCATTTTTTGTGCTGTCTTTCGTTCAGCTCATGAGGAACCCATTTTCCTATCTTATGGATCATTCCCATGGCCTTCGAACGTTTGGATATGGCTTCTAGAGTCACATTCAATTGATTCGCGAGCTGTTGTTTTCTTTCGAGTGTTTATTCATCCAAGAAATGTCGACATGTTCAAAGCTCTTCAAATTTATGCTGCAGAGTAaaacttgttttgttttgagttGAAACTGTTTTGTGTTGTTGATGTTGCTAGTAATGCATTCTGATGAGGAATTTATTGACAGTTCGATCTATTTAATGGCAAACATAATTCCGGATTCGTATTTATATATAGCAGCCCCGGGCGACACCCGGGGCGGATGTCTTGGATGTCACCCCTCCAATGAAATCTTGTTATCaagtatttgttttcgttttttaatgaaaaattatctaATGAATATTAGATAAAACGAACAAGAAATTGCAAAATCTTCACGCGTTCCGACTCAACAGCAGTAAATTGTCATGTATGTAACACATCGTCAAAGTGTCAATACATAGAAGCATGCCGGTCCTATTgttttttcaactagcaataatcgcacctcgttaaaacctcattggttacgacgATATCGCCACTGTGCAAAGCTTAGATCATATTGTTGACCGcaaataatttttgaataatttcaactttGATAAACCTCTTTCACAAGGTGCCGTTAGTAACAGCTTCAGACACTCTGTATGATTTGAAAGCGTTCCTTAGAATTCCCATTTCACGATAGACCCTAACACATCCAATGCAGTCTAATGATTGGCATAATTTTTCACGATTTTGACCGCCTTTGTAATTCCCAATGAAAACGATCAATGTTCCTTCAACAGCAATACAAATTACCAATGCATTGAGTCTGGTCACAACGTTTCTCAGAGCCAACCCTTTGTTGTGCAAATATTTTTGAGCTAGAACTAATTCACGTAGTACATCGCACCAGCAGTACAGGTAACATAGGAACATTAACCACAAACTACTGAAAGAAGTGACCATGCACTTTCTTGATCTAGTATTCGAGTTCTTCAATTAtaagaatttatatgaatacaatctgtatgcatctctctatgaaccaataaaaaccataacttttgaattttactattttaaaaaaatcaggaaacgtgacaacaaaatttttaacagtattttttcaaatttcgtcaaaacatgtttttgacttgtccgaggttcatgcgattgTGCCatatttattgattcagaaaCTGTTCGatttatttgtttcaaaaaaccagaagggctggaatcgtatacgccatggcacaaattttttttaactcccTCACTTCATTAGTATGTagctattctaattatgaattattttttccgttaAATTTATGTCTTATTGTTAAATGttagataaaaaaataatgaaacaatgaaaacaatgaatactaaaaatatattttgcttgatttttttgGAGCTCAACCTTTTTCCTatacataacaaaaaaaaaaccaagagaGACTCGCTTACATGATATTTTCCAAGATGAAATTCCTCACTGAATAATGCCACCAATCACTGAGAAGAGGTGAACGAACCAACTATAAAGCCTATATAAAATGATCAAAGAAGAATTACTAACGGATGACGTCCattccaaaattttaaagatcTTTTTTCGAAACAATATAATAAAATTATCACGGTCGTTCGGCCCCTCGCCCCTCGTACACTACGTCACGGACTCACAGTGATTCCACTGACACATTCCATTATCTTCTCATCTCCTAAATTCACCACACTGTGAGATATCTTGTCTCTCTGCGAAGTACAGAAGTACAATGtcatctctttttttttcaactagtaataatcgcacctcggtaaaacctcattggttacgatatcgccactgcgcaaagctgcAATATCATCATCTACGATAGTTTTGAGTTGTTGAATAATTGATTGAAGTTCTCCAAATGCTTCGAACATCTAGTCCTAATTCTAtactaaaatatttttaaaggaatttcttagattttttccactgtcataataaaatttcatttttataaaCAATTTCCGTTGATGATccttcaccacttgcagaaaacttgatactaTTTTATATATGAAATACATAGTTTTCAGATGAACCTCGAGATAAATTTATTCGAACAATCAAACGGGGATTTATTCTAAACATTTTGCTCATTTCTCAGGCAAATTGTGGATTCCTTTCCATAATTTGCTATGCTGCTTTGAAACTGCATTCCAATTGGAGCAAAAAGGTGATACTCTGATGGGGCCAGGTCTGGAGAATGCGGCAATAGCGTTTTCCAGTTTTCCATTGCATCCTTCACGGCATTAATGGTGTGCGCCGGtgcgttgtcatgctgtaaaATCACTTTGTCGTGTCTTCGGCCCATTCCGGTCTTTATCAATCAAAagtttaaatttatcatttgATGTCGGTAGTGATTTGTATTCACCGTTTCATCAGGATTTAGTAGCTCATGGGATTCCCTGAAAAAATAGCCCCGGAAAACAACAGCGTATTTGGGccttacactttttctgagcgaTCGTTTATGTTGAAgttgttttctgttgtttttttcatgccatggtaatttttatatttttttttgagtctGTCAACAATATCCAATTCAAAATATCAGGAAATATGCAGTCAcaaaattttttgttgtttaatCCCACCAGACACAGTGTCGGCTCTGGGGTTGGTTAATGGTGGTTCATCACCTCaagcatttttttctgttcaatatTGTTGTCAATGATACATTTATTTAATCCTGACATGATTTGCTCAAATGTCGATGCCTTCATACAGGTCGACACTATTTATTTCCTAGTCTATGtctaattgaaataattttgtttttaatgaAGAGTTGTTATTTCAAAAAATGAGGATATGTGTATCTTCGAATTTGAGAAAGAATTAGTTTAATCGAATTTATTTCTTAATTATAACATTCCTATCCTGCTTGGTGCACGTTGCGGAAATGGCTGCAATCTATCACGCTTCGGAGAAAATTGAATCCTTGTCGATTGATCAATATTTATCTATTCAGATAGCCTCAGCTCAAAAGAAGCTATCCGTTTGATAAAACCCATGAGAGCCTCATGTTATTCTCTTATGAGCATAAGACAGCTCTTGGGTAGACTAGTCGAAAGATCTTACAGTACTACATCAGCCTGGGTTCCAGCCCATTGCTCCATTCCAGGtaacgagaaagcggactcgttagCTAAGATCGGGGCCTTGGAAGGCACCATTTTTGAGCGAAAAATAACCTATCATGAATTTTTTGTACTTCTCGTCGGTACTTGCTCTCCAATTGGCAACCCAATTGGAGTGGAGATAGTATGGGTTGCTGGTTACATACAATTATTCCCAAGGTTCGACAAACACATGGTTCAAGGAATTGAATGTAGGTAGGGACTTCATTCGTGTGATGTCCCGTCTTATGTCTAATCATTACTTGTTAGATGCACATCTGTATCGCATTGGGATCGTTGATTGTAATATTTGCGTTTATGGTGATGGTTATCTTGACATCGAGCATGTGTTCTGGTCCTGTATAAACATTCATTCTGCCAGGACTCATCTATCGGTATCACTCAGGGCATTAGGAAGGCAATCTGACTTACCGGTTAAAGACATCTTAGCTAGTCGCGATCTCAACCTAATGCTTTCTCTTTAccaatttctcaaaagaaatgatatcactgtttgtccaatcaatctagtgttagatttagatattattaaattgttagtcCTAATTATATAGAAACTAAGTTttattttaaggtgaaatttgactctgtaaaGTTAGGTAATAAGTATTTGAGTCTGATTAATAAACGTTCTTGTAAAAAATGCTATCCTCTCTCAAGTTGATGTAACTCGACAATGCATGTTCACACGTTGAATTGTCCTTGCTGTGCTTTCCGTTCAACCCGTATcgagagcgtttgcacaatatcagtgtcgatcCCAGCTCTCaaaaatacttattgtataaatagaaaattgtCAGAAATTCGTCTAgaaagtcacattttgtaaaacatccaaaaacaaaccatatatatttttattttcttattttgtaactgtcagtcccagtc from Toxorhynchites rutilus septentrionalis strain SRP chromosome 3, ASM2978413v1, whole genome shotgun sequence encodes:
- the LOC129778477 gene encoding uncharacterized protein LOC129778477 isoform X2, with product MKNALLLIPLVGLLSLAVAQYGPAPPRINIPGAIPLPVENRPAPIPRAQIPERFFATDKEVSSNAQRFALAPERPPAPAPQPKQYRPAPQAAPRPAPVRQQQHFEDDRPHHRQQEDDRRRKPVAQILRKWREEHDDGSITWGFENDDGSFKEETIGIDCVTRGRYGYVDPDGEKREYSYETGIQCDPNKRDEENEEELEEEFQQKNKAKRPHQGQQQQQQPQQFYRN
- the LOC129778477 gene encoding uncharacterized protein LOC129778477 isoform X1, translated to MKNALLLIPLVGLLSLAVAQYGPAPPRINIPGAIPLPVVREVPIRQERVLPHQPQIQRARRPGPNRHVIPNEIQISTPKFFEPEAKPVIETHEEPELSQPFLPIIHTSPVPQQHSIPEEPSDRDIQQNILSRFNSQENRPAPIPRAQIPERFFATDKEVSSNAQRFALAPERPPAPAPQPKQYRPAPQAAPRPAPVRQQQHFEDDRPHHRQQEDDRRRKPVAQILRKWREEHDDGSITWGFENDDGSFKEETIGIDCVTRGRYGYVDPDGEKREYSYETGIQCDPNKRDEENEEELEEEFQQKNKAKRPHQGQQQQQQPQQFYRN